A region of Chelonoidis abingdonii isolate Lonesome George chromosome 8, CheloAbing_2.0, whole genome shotgun sequence DNA encodes the following proteins:
- the LOC116838558 gene encoding phospholipid scramblase family member 5-like has protein sequence MAALSSQPSPFGHLTRERHIQALVRSLRKEDGSPGRQARGTSPSWEGTSRANQAQEPAFGSSQRSLEPAWQVGADAPSSAEDLGHQLKGWRGRGSERDESAGEEATESPLLRLGWWGRRARRQIPEQSLQRVQEDDDIPPLGLQVLAGASQLRITARAGLRGLAGDPGRTYVVGTAPAKGLLVAIEETSRLCLHLCGPARSCHIHLRDPQGQDVLWLRRPFGAGASCLGCCRTEMRVFTVGDQLVGSVRQRWGILAHRWDLRDPHGAATMRIRGSCAASRCSSNQEFQVTSRAGSPVAVIWKRWPGFNEDRNTDHEFFGVDISANLGAEDTALLLAAAFLLNFMFFEMS, from the exons ATGGCCGCGCTCAGCTCCCAGCCATCTCCCTTTGGGCACCTGACACGGGAGAGGCACATCCAAGCGCTGGTGAGGTCCTTGAGGAAGGAGGACGGGTCTCCAGGCCGCCAGGCCAGGGGGACATCCCCCAGCTGGGAAGGCACAAGCCGGGCTAACCAGGCTCAAGAGCCGGCCTTTGGGAGCAGCCAGAGGAGCCTGGAGCCAGCTTGGCAAGTTGGAGCCGATGCCCCTTCAAGTGCCGAGGACCTTGGCCATCAACTCAAGGGCTGGAGAGGGCGGGGAAGCGAGCGGGATGAGAGTGCTGGGGAGGAAGCCACCGAGTCACCTCTGCTGCGGCtgggctggtggggcaggagagCCCGCAGACAGATCCCGGAGCAGAGCTTGCAGCGGGTTCAGGAGGACGACGACATTCCCCCGCTCGGGCTGCAGGTGCTGGCCGGCGCCTCCCAGCTGCGCATCACCGCCCGAGCTGGGCTCCGCG GGCTCGCTGGGGACCCAGGGAGAACGTACGTGGTGGGCACCGCGCCAGCAAAGGGGCTGCTGGTAGCTATCGAAG AAACCAGCCGCTTGTGCCTGCATCTGTGTGGCCCTGCCCGCTCCTGCCACATCCACCTCCGGGACCCGCAAGGCCAGGACGTCCTGTGGCTCCGACGGCCCTTCGGGGCGGGTGCCAGCTGCCTGGGCTGCTGCCGGACGGAGATGCGGGTGTTCACCGTCGGTGACCAGCTCGTGGGCAGCGTGCGGCAGAG GTGGGGCATCCTTGCCCATCGCTGGGACCTGCGTGACCCCCACGGTGCAGCCACCATGAGGATCCGAGGCTCCTGCGCAGCCAGCCGCTGCTCCTCCAACCAGGAGTTCCAG GTCACCTCCCGTGCCGGCAGCCCTGTGGCAGTGATCTGGAAGAGGTGGCCGGGTTTCAATGAAGACCGGAACACGGACCATGAGTTCTTTGGGGTGGACA TTTCAGCAAACCTAGGGGCCGAGGACACTGCTCTCCTGCTGGCAGCAGCCTTCCTCCTG AACTtcatgttcttcgagatgagctGA